From the genome of Labeo rohita strain BAU-BD-2019 unplaced genomic scaffold, IGBB_LRoh.1.0 scaffold_101, whole genome shotgun sequence, one region includes:
- the LOC127157209 gene encoding uncharacterized protein LOC127157209 isoform X2 gives MWSPCKGEEGIGEWSALNWAKEGPTQADTEGQTHSNARRSVAGHEFIHSFLQDLPKVPSHYCRSTTSKQYLEPVFQSMADLYAVYCRAAAEKNATPLSRQVFTDEFKRLNLGLYHPKKDQCNICCAFKTGNLPDDEWQHHLLQKEEARAEKLSDKNKASNNTMVLCMDLQALLLCPKLKASALYYKTKLAVHNFTVYNMLTHSATCYVWHEGEGSLSASEFASCIVDYLSAHTEPDTFILWSDGCGYQNRNAVLSNALLQFSMKKNKVVIQKYLEKGPTQMECDSVHSVIERRLRDQDVYLPAEYVNLMKKARVKPHPYEVKYIDHTFFQDITKLRLCKSLRPGVRPGDPTVHDIRAIRYNNNGTMDFKINHSDDWHPHPSHQLRNSTSDSHTVTPLYSDRLKINELKFKHLQDLKEVIPKDFHSFYNNLLH, from the exons AGTGGTCAGCCCTTAACTGGGCAAAGGAGGGACCCACACAAGCAGACACAGAGGGACAAACACACAGCAACGCACGTCGTTCAGTGGCAGGTCATGAATTCATTCACAGCTTTTTACAGGATCTCCCAAAGGTGCCCTCACACTACTGCAGATCCACAACATCCAAACAGTATCTGGAACCTGTGTTTCAATCGATGGCTGATCTGTATGCAGTGTATTGTCGCGCTGCAGCAGAGAAGAATGCAACACCTTTGTCAAGGCAAGTGTTCACAGATGAGTTCAAGCGTCTCAACCTAGGCCTTTACCACCCAAAAAAAGACCAGTGCAACATCTGTTGTGCTTTCAAGACCGGCAACTTACCTGATGACGAGTGGCAGCACCACCTCCTGCAAAAAGAAGAGGCCCGCGCCGAAAAGTTGTCTGACAAAAACAAGGCCAGCAACAACACTATGGTCTTATGTATGGACTTGCAAGCCCTCCTTTTGTGCCCAAAGCTAAAAGCCTCTGCCTTGTATTACAAAACAAAGCTTGCagttcacaattttactgtgtaCAACATGCTGACACACAGTGCCACATGTTATGTCTGGCATGAAGGTGAGGGATCCCTGTCTGCCAGTGAGTTTGCTTCATGCATTGTCGACTACCTCTCTGCACACACTGAGCCTGACACATTTATTCTGTGGAGTGACGGCTGCGGGTATCAGAACCGGAATGCAGTTCTAAGCAATGCACTTCTTCAGTTCTCtatgaagaaaaacaaagtcGTCATTCAGAAGTACCTTGAGAAAGGGCCTACTCAGATGGAATGCGACTCCGTTCACAGCGTCATCGAGAGGCGTCTGAGGGACCAGGATGTGTATCTCCCAGCAGAGTATGTTAACCTGATGAAGAAGGCCCGTGTGAAGCCTCATCCATATGAAGTCAAGTACATCGACCACACCTTCTTCCAGGACATCACCAAGCTGAGGCTCTGCAAGTCTCTGCGCCCTGGAGTAAGGCCTGGTGACCCAACTGTCCACGATATCAGAGCCATCAG GTACAACAACAATGGAACGATGGACTTCAAAATAAACCACTCTGATGACTGGCATCCACATCCAAGTCACCAACTCCGAAACTCCACCTCAGACAGCCACACAGTCACCCCACTCTATTCAGACCGCCTGAAGATCAACGAGCTGAAATTCAAACACCTCCAAGACCTGAAGGAAGTCATCCCAAAGGATTTTCACAGCTTTTACAACAATTTGCTTCACTAG